One window of Deinococcus depolymerans genomic DNA carries:
- a CDS encoding ATPase, T2SS/T4P/T4SS family, whose amino-acid sequence MALSIGDRRLGAILLEQGYVNDTDLQKALVRHAEVGGRLAEILIDSGLVGEKRIARAIEEALGIPLVNLLVVTPEPQALAAVRPQTALSVQAFPFAVDGNTLRVAIVDPLSSMSIEALEDDSGLNIEPYQALRDQIMWAIATNYPDLNLQAELPADAEGNSGGGMMGQRLISRGLITDAQLQVALDSQQQTGEPLGATLIAQKAITEDQLYEVLAEQVGAVFLRNPRDFQPSEDVLGSMLRADALRLNAVPVDETDSGVTVVASDPRKREDIEALVGRSVQLILAKPRDVELLIERFYPQRGRLGEQMVQQGTLSRAQLREALQVQAREGRVKPLGEVIVELGFAGAEEIDNALQKQNSGGGRLEDTLVQSGKLSPEMLARSLAAQLGYEFLDPVQNPPDSKVALLIPESTARRYGVVPVRLQGEALVIAMKDPRNVFALDDLKLITGREVIPAVMAEKDIVRLIERYFGSKDMADLNQRLVQESKQRDKDTKRQEDTDVSAGLDDNAVVRVVDNIIREAALQEASDIHIEPTETALKVRYRVDGILREQNELPKGSSQSILARIKIMGHLDISERRVPQDGRIRFKKGSIDLDLRLSTLPTVYGEKAVMRLLQKASNIPEVEQLGFSEHNYQRYLDTIHKPNGIFLVTGPTGSGKSFTSFSTLKRIAVPEKNTTTIEDPVEYEIPGIIQSQVNNTAGMTFARALRAFLRQDPDIIFVGEIRDTETAKIAVEAALTGHLVLATLHTNDAPGAIVRLEEMGVEHFNIGAAVVGVVAQRLVRKVCPDCKAPTNADPDVLRRLGITERDLRGAQLMRGAGCNRCGGTGYKGRMGIHELMVIDEPLRVAIGSGKNATEIAEVAMTQSGMKTLRQDGIEKALAGITTLEEVLAVTSK is encoded by the coding sequence ATGGCACTCTCAATCGGTGACCGGCGCCTGGGCGCCATCCTGCTCGAACAGGGGTACGTGAACGACACGGACCTGCAAAAAGCCCTGGTCCGCCACGCCGAGGTCGGCGGGCGCCTCGCGGAGATCCTGATCGACTCCGGACTGGTCGGCGAGAAACGCATCGCGCGGGCCATCGAGGAGGCGCTCGGCATTCCGCTCGTGAACCTGCTGGTCGTCACGCCCGAACCGCAGGCGCTGGCGGCCGTGCGTCCCCAGACCGCGCTGAGCGTGCAGGCCTTCCCTTTCGCGGTGGACGGCAACACGCTGCGCGTGGCCATCGTGGATCCGCTGTCCAGCATGAGCATCGAGGCGCTCGAGGACGACAGCGGCCTGAACATCGAACCGTACCAGGCGCTGCGCGACCAGATCATGTGGGCGATCGCCACGAACTACCCGGACCTGAACCTGCAGGCCGAACTGCCCGCCGACGCCGAGGGCAACAGCGGCGGCGGCATGATGGGCCAGCGCCTGATCTCGCGCGGCCTGATCACCGACGCGCAGCTGCAGGTGGCGCTGGATTCGCAGCAGCAGACCGGTGAGCCGCTGGGCGCCACCCTGATCGCGCAGAAGGCGATCACCGAAGACCAGCTGTACGAGGTGCTGGCCGAGCAGGTGGGCGCGGTGTTCCTGCGCAACCCGCGCGACTTCCAGCCCAGCGAGGACGTGCTGGGCAGCATGCTGCGCGCCGACGCGCTGCGCCTGAACGCCGTGCCGGTCGACGAGACCGACAGCGGCGTGACCGTGGTCGCCAGCGACCCCCGCAAACGCGAGGACATCGAGGCGCTCGTGGGCCGCTCGGTGCAGCTGATCCTCGCCAAGCCCCGCGACGTGGAACTGCTGATCGAGCGGTTCTACCCGCAGCGCGGGCGTCTGGGCGAGCAGATGGTGCAGCAGGGCACCCTGTCGCGCGCGCAGCTGCGCGAGGCGCTGCAGGTGCAGGCCCGCGAGGGCCGCGTCAAGCCGCTGGGTGAGGTGATCGTGGAACTCGGCTTCGCCGGGGCCGAGGAGATCGACAACGCCCTGCAGAAACAAAATTCCGGCGGTGGTCGCCTGGAAGACACGCTGGTGCAGTCCGGGAAGCTCAGTCCGGAGATGCTGGCGCGCTCGCTGGCCGCGCAGCTCGGCTACGAGTTCCTGGATCCGGTCCAGAACCCGCCGGACAGCAAGGTGGCGCTGCTGATCCCGGAAAGCACCGCCCGCCGCTACGGGGTGGTCCCGGTGAGGTTGCAGGGCGAGGCGCTGGTCATCGCCATGAAGGACCCGCGCAACGTGTTCGCCCTCGACGACCTGAAGCTGATCACGGGCCGCGAGGTCATTCCGGCCGTCATGGCGGAAAAGGACATCGTCCGCCTGATCGAACGGTACTTCGGCAGCAAGGACATGGCGGACCTGAACCAGCGGCTGGTGCAGGAGAGCAAGCAGCGTGACAAGGACACCAAACGCCAGGAAGACACCGACGTCAGCGCCGGCCTGGACGACAACGCCGTGGTGCGCGTCGTGGACAACATCATCCGCGAGGCGGCGCTGCAGGAAGCCAGCGATATCCACATCGAGCCGACCGAGACGGCCCTGAAGGTCCGCTACCGCGTGGACGGCATCCTGCGCGAGCAGAACGAGCTGCCCAAGGGCAGTTCGCAGAGCATCCTGGCGCGCATCAAGATCATGGGCCACCTCGACATCAGCGAGCGCCGCGTCCCGCAGGACGGCCGCATCCGCTTCAAGAAGGGCAGCATCGACCTCGACCTGCGACTGTCCACGTTGCCCACCGTGTACGGCGAGAAGGCCGTCATGCGTCTGCTGCAGAAGGCCAGCAACATCCCGGAAGTCGAGCAGCTGGGCTTCAGTGAACACAACTACCAGCGTTACCTGGACACCATCCACAAGCCCAACGGCATCTTCCTGGTGACCGGCCCGACGGGTTCGGGCAAATCCTTCACGTCCTTTTCCACCCTCAAGCGCATCGCGGTTCCCGAGAAGAACACCACCACCATCGAGGACCCGGTCGAGTACGAGATTCCGGGCATCATCCAGTCGCAGGTGAACAACACGGCGGGCATGACCTTCGCCCGCGCGCTGCGAGCCTTCCTGCGACAGGACCCCGACATCATCTTCGTGGGCGAGATCCGCGACACCGAGACCGCCAAGATCGCCGTGGAAGCCGCCCTGACCGGTCACCTCGTGCTGGCCACGCTGCACACCAACGACGCGCCGGGCGCGATCGTGCGCCTCGAGGAGATGGGCGTCGAGCACTTCAACATCGGCGCGGCCGTGGTGGGCGTGGTCGCCCAGCGCCTCGTGCGCAAGGTCTGCCCGGACTGCAAGGCCCCCACCAACGCCGACCCGGACGTGCTGCGCCGCCTCGGCATCACCGAACGCGACCTGCGCGGCGCGCAGCTGATGCGCGGCGCCGGCTGCAACCGCTGCGGCGGCACCGGCTACAAGGGCCGCATGGGCATCCACGAGTTGATGGTCATCGACGAGCCGCTGCGGGTGGCCATCGGGTCCGGCAAGAACGCCACCGAGATCGCCGAGGTCGCCATGACCCAGAGCGGCATGAAGACGCTCCGCCAGGACGGCATCGAGAAGGCGCTGGCCGGCATCACCACCCTGGAGGAGGTGCTGGCCGTCACCAGCAAGTAA